One genomic region from Thunnus maccoyii chromosome 16, fThuMac1.1, whole genome shotgun sequence encodes:
- the LOC121880783 gene encoding heterogeneous nuclear ribonucleoprotein Q-like isoform X1, producing MATEHINGNGPEEPMDTSAAVTHSEHFQTLLEAGLPQKVAEKLDEIYIAGLVSHSDLDDRAIEALKEFNEEGALQVLLQFKDSDLSHVQNKSAFLCGVMKTYRQREKQGTKVSDTNKGPDEAKIKALLERTGYTLDVTTGQRKYGGPPPESAHSGAQPTIGTEIFVGKIPRDLFEDELVPLFEKAGPIWDLRLMMDPLSGLNRGYAFVTFCTKEAAQQAVKLCNNNEIRPGKHIGVCISVANNRLFVGSIPKSKTKEQIVEEFAKVTEGLNDVILYHQPDDKKKNRGFCFLEYEDHKTAAQARRRLMSGKVKVWGNVVTVEWADPIEDPDPEVMAKVKVLFVRNLASTVTEEILEKAFSQFGKLERVKKLKDYAFIHFEERDGAVKALADLNGKDLEGEHIEIVFAKPPDQKRKERKAQRQAAKTQMYDEYYYYGPPHMPPPTRGRGRGGRGGYSYPPDYYGYEDYYDYYGYDYHNYRGGYDDPYYGYDDFQGTGRGRGVRGGIRGGASQSRGRGGITPRGRVGFSQRGGPGTSRAGKRGRGRS from the exons ATGGCCACAGAACATATTAATGGAAATGGTCCAGAAGAACCAATGGACACCTCTGCTGCAGTTACCCATTCTGAGCACTTCCAGACTTTATTAGAAGCTGGTTTACCACAGAAAGTTGCtgaaaaactagatgaaattTACATAGCAG GTTTGGTGTCACACAGTGACTTAGATGATCGAGCAATTGAAGCTCTGAAAGAATTCAACGAGGAAGGTGCTCTGCAAGTCCTTTTGCAATTCAAGGACAGCGACCTCTCACATGTTCAG AACAAAAGTGCCTTTCTTTGTGGCGTGATGAAGAcgtacagacagagagagaaacaagggACCAAAGTGTCAGACACCAATAAAGGACCAGATGAAGCCAAAATCAAA GCTTTGCTGGAGAGGACTGGCTACACACTTGATGTGACAACAGGCCAGAGGAAGTATGGAGGTCCTCCACCAGAGTCTGCCCATTCAGGGGCACAGCCCACCATCGGTACAGAG ATATTTGTAGGCAAAATCCCTAGAGACCTTTTCGAGGATGAGCTGGTTCCGCTGTTTGAGAAAGCAGGCCCCATCTGGGATTTGCGCCTGATGATGGATCCTCTCAGTGGCCTGAACAGAGGCTACGCCTTTGTCACTTTCTGCACTAAAGAAGCTGCACAGCAGGCTGTCAAATTG TGCAACAACAATGAAATTCGACCGGGTAAACACATCGGCGTGTGCATCTCTGTGGCCAATAATAGACTGTTTGTTGGCTCCATCCCCAAGAGTAAAACAAAAGAGCAGATTGTTGAAGAATTTGCAAAAGTCACAG AGGGTCTAAATGATGTCATATTGTACCACCAGCCAGACGACAAGAAGAAGAATCGTGGCTTTTGCTTCCTGGAATATGAAGACCATAAGACGGCAGCTCAGGCCCGGCGCAGGCTGATGAGCGGCAAGGTGAAGGTGTGGGGAAATGTGGTCACCGTGGAGTGGGCTGATCCCATCGAGGACCCTGACCCAGAGGTCATGGCCAAG GTTAAGGTGCTGTTTGTGAGGAACCTAGCAAGCACTGTTACAGAGGAGATACTTGAAAAGGCCTTTAGTCAGTTTGGCAAGTTGGAGCGGGTGAAGAAATTGAAAGACTATGCCTTCATCCACTTCGAGGAGAGAGATGGTGCTGTAAAG GCTTTGGCTGATCTCAATGGAAAAGACCTTGAGGGAGAGCACATTGAAATCGTCTTCGCCAAGCCCCCTGACCAGAAGAGGAAAGAGCGCAAAGCCCAGAGACAAGCCGCTAAAACACAAAT GTATGATGAATACTATTACTACGGGCCTCCCCACATGCCACCACCCACGAGAGGCCGAGGACGTGGCGGGCGGGGAGGTTATTCCTACCCTCCTGATTATTACGGCTATGAAGACTATTACGATTACTATGGATACGATTACCACAACTACCGGGGAGGCTACGATGACCCATACTACGGCTACGACGACTTCCAGGGGACTGGGAGAGGACGAGGAGTGAGGGGAGGAATCCGTGGCGGCGCCAGCCAGAGCAGGGGCCGCGGTGGCATCACACCGAGGGGCCGAGTGGGCTTCTCCCAGCGAGGAGGCCCTGGAACAAGCAGAG CAGGGAAGCGGGGCCGAGGGCGGTCCTGA
- the LOC121880783 gene encoding heterogeneous nuclear ribonucleoprotein Q-like isoform X3: protein MKTYRQREKQGTKVSDTNKGPDEAKIKALLERTGYTLDVTTGQRKYGGPPPESAHSGAQPTIGTEIFVGKIPRDLFEDELVPLFEKAGPIWDLRLMMDPLSGLNRGYAFVTFCTKEAAQQAVKLCNNNEIRPGKHIGVCISVANNRLFVGSIPKSKTKEQIVEEFAKVTEGLNDVILYHQPDDKKKNRGFCFLEYEDHKTAAQARRRLMSGKVKVWGNVVTVEWADPIEDPDPEVMAKVKVLFVRNLASTVTEEILEKAFSQFGKLERVKKLKDYAFIHFEERDGAVKALADLNGKDLEGEHIEIVFAKPPDQKRKERKAQRQAAKTQMYDEYYYYGPPHMPPPTRGRGRGGRGGYSYPPDYYGYEDYYDYYGYDYHNYRGGYDDPYYGYDDFQGTGRGRGVRGGIRGGASQSRGRGGITPRGRVGFSQRGGPGTSRAGKRGRGRS, encoded by the exons ATGAAGAcgtacagacagagagagaaacaagggACCAAAGTGTCAGACACCAATAAAGGACCAGATGAAGCCAAAATCAAA GCTTTGCTGGAGAGGACTGGCTACACACTTGATGTGACAACAGGCCAGAGGAAGTATGGAGGTCCTCCACCAGAGTCTGCCCATTCAGGGGCACAGCCCACCATCGGTACAGAG ATATTTGTAGGCAAAATCCCTAGAGACCTTTTCGAGGATGAGCTGGTTCCGCTGTTTGAGAAAGCAGGCCCCATCTGGGATTTGCGCCTGATGATGGATCCTCTCAGTGGCCTGAACAGAGGCTACGCCTTTGTCACTTTCTGCACTAAAGAAGCTGCACAGCAGGCTGTCAAATTG TGCAACAACAATGAAATTCGACCGGGTAAACACATCGGCGTGTGCATCTCTGTGGCCAATAATAGACTGTTTGTTGGCTCCATCCCCAAGAGTAAAACAAAAGAGCAGATTGTTGAAGAATTTGCAAAAGTCACAG AGGGTCTAAATGATGTCATATTGTACCACCAGCCAGACGACAAGAAGAAGAATCGTGGCTTTTGCTTCCTGGAATATGAAGACCATAAGACGGCAGCTCAGGCCCGGCGCAGGCTGATGAGCGGCAAGGTGAAGGTGTGGGGAAATGTGGTCACCGTGGAGTGGGCTGATCCCATCGAGGACCCTGACCCAGAGGTCATGGCCAAG GTTAAGGTGCTGTTTGTGAGGAACCTAGCAAGCACTGTTACAGAGGAGATACTTGAAAAGGCCTTTAGTCAGTTTGGCAAGTTGGAGCGGGTGAAGAAATTGAAAGACTATGCCTTCATCCACTTCGAGGAGAGAGATGGTGCTGTAAAG GCTTTGGCTGATCTCAATGGAAAAGACCTTGAGGGAGAGCACATTGAAATCGTCTTCGCCAAGCCCCCTGACCAGAAGAGGAAAGAGCGCAAAGCCCAGAGACAAGCCGCTAAAACACAAAT GTATGATGAATACTATTACTACGGGCCTCCCCACATGCCACCACCCACGAGAGGCCGAGGACGTGGCGGGCGGGGAGGTTATTCCTACCCTCCTGATTATTACGGCTATGAAGACTATTACGATTACTATGGATACGATTACCACAACTACCGGGGAGGCTACGATGACCCATACTACGGCTACGACGACTTCCAGGGGACTGGGAGAGGACGAGGAGTGAGGGGAGGAATCCGTGGCGGCGCCAGCCAGAGCAGGGGCCGCGGTGGCATCACACCGAGGGGCCGAGTGGGCTTCTCCCAGCGAGGAGGCCCTGGAACAAGCAGAG CAGGGAAGCGGGGCCGAGGGCGGTCCTGA
- the cga gene encoding glycoprotein hormones alpha chain produces the protein MKGKLSLNMVTAATTMGSVKSAGLSLLLLSFLLYLADSYPNVDLSNMGCEECTLKKNNVFSRDRPIYQCMGCCFSRAFPTPLKAMKTMTIPKNITSEATCCVAKHSYETEVAGIRVRNHTDCHCSTCYFHKI, from the exons ATGAAGGGGAAACTTTCTCTCAACATG GTGACTGCTGCAACCACGATGGGCTCAGTGAAATCAGCTGGactgtctcttcttctgttgtcttttcttctttaccTAGCTGATTCCTACCCCAATGTTGACTTATCAAACA TGGGCTGTGAGGAATGCACACTGAAAAAGAACAACGTTTTCTCAAGGGATCGTCCGATCTATCAGTGCATGGGCTGCTGCTTCTCCAGAGCCTTCCCTACACCACTCAAGGCCATGAAGACAATGACAATCCCAAAGAACATCACCTCAGAGGCAACGTGCTGTGTGGCAAAGCACAGCTATGAG ACGGAAGTGGCCGGCATAAGGGTGAGAAACCATACGGATTGCCACTGCAGCACCTGCTATTTTCACAAGATATGA
- the LOC121880783 gene encoding heterogeneous nuclear ribonucleoprotein Q-like isoform X2, whose protein sequence is MATEHINGNGPEEPMDTSAAVTHSEHFQTLLEAGLPQKVAEKLDEIYIAGLVSHSDLDDRAIEALKEFNEEGALQVLLQFKDSDLSHVQNKSAFLCGVMKTYRQREKQGTKVSDTNKGPDEAKIKALLERTGYTLDVTTGQRKYGGPPPESAHSGAQPTIGTEIFVGKIPRDLFEDELVPLFEKAGPIWDLRLMMDPLSGLNRGYAFVTFCTKEAAQQAVKLCNNNEIRPGKHIGVCISVANNRLFVGSIPKSKTKEQIVEEFAKVTEGLNDVILYHQPDDKKKNRGFCFLEYEDHKTAAQARRRLMSGKVKVWGNVVTVEWADPIEDPDPEVMAKVKVLFVRNLASTVTEEILEKAFSQFGKLERVKKLKDYAFIHFEERDGAVKALADLNGKDLEGEHIEIVFAKPPDQKRKERKAQRQAAKTQMYDEYYYYGPPHMPPPTRGRGRGGRGGYSYPPDYYGYEDYYDYYGYDYHNYRGGYDDPYYGYDDFQGTGRGRGVRGGIRGGASQSRGRGGITPRGRVGFSQRGGPGTSRGKRGRGRS, encoded by the exons ATGGCCACAGAACATATTAATGGAAATGGTCCAGAAGAACCAATGGACACCTCTGCTGCAGTTACCCATTCTGAGCACTTCCAGACTTTATTAGAAGCTGGTTTACCACAGAAAGTTGCtgaaaaactagatgaaattTACATAGCAG GTTTGGTGTCACACAGTGACTTAGATGATCGAGCAATTGAAGCTCTGAAAGAATTCAACGAGGAAGGTGCTCTGCAAGTCCTTTTGCAATTCAAGGACAGCGACCTCTCACATGTTCAG AACAAAAGTGCCTTTCTTTGTGGCGTGATGAAGAcgtacagacagagagagaaacaagggACCAAAGTGTCAGACACCAATAAAGGACCAGATGAAGCCAAAATCAAA GCTTTGCTGGAGAGGACTGGCTACACACTTGATGTGACAACAGGCCAGAGGAAGTATGGAGGTCCTCCACCAGAGTCTGCCCATTCAGGGGCACAGCCCACCATCGGTACAGAG ATATTTGTAGGCAAAATCCCTAGAGACCTTTTCGAGGATGAGCTGGTTCCGCTGTTTGAGAAAGCAGGCCCCATCTGGGATTTGCGCCTGATGATGGATCCTCTCAGTGGCCTGAACAGAGGCTACGCCTTTGTCACTTTCTGCACTAAAGAAGCTGCACAGCAGGCTGTCAAATTG TGCAACAACAATGAAATTCGACCGGGTAAACACATCGGCGTGTGCATCTCTGTGGCCAATAATAGACTGTTTGTTGGCTCCATCCCCAAGAGTAAAACAAAAGAGCAGATTGTTGAAGAATTTGCAAAAGTCACAG AGGGTCTAAATGATGTCATATTGTACCACCAGCCAGACGACAAGAAGAAGAATCGTGGCTTTTGCTTCCTGGAATATGAAGACCATAAGACGGCAGCTCAGGCCCGGCGCAGGCTGATGAGCGGCAAGGTGAAGGTGTGGGGAAATGTGGTCACCGTGGAGTGGGCTGATCCCATCGAGGACCCTGACCCAGAGGTCATGGCCAAG GTTAAGGTGCTGTTTGTGAGGAACCTAGCAAGCACTGTTACAGAGGAGATACTTGAAAAGGCCTTTAGTCAGTTTGGCAAGTTGGAGCGGGTGAAGAAATTGAAAGACTATGCCTTCATCCACTTCGAGGAGAGAGATGGTGCTGTAAAG GCTTTGGCTGATCTCAATGGAAAAGACCTTGAGGGAGAGCACATTGAAATCGTCTTCGCCAAGCCCCCTGACCAGAAGAGGAAAGAGCGCAAAGCCCAGAGACAAGCCGCTAAAACACAAAT GTATGATGAATACTATTACTACGGGCCTCCCCACATGCCACCACCCACGAGAGGCCGAGGACGTGGCGGGCGGGGAGGTTATTCCTACCCTCCTGATTATTACGGCTATGAAGACTATTACGATTACTATGGATACGATTACCACAACTACCGGGGAGGCTACGATGACCCATACTACGGCTACGACGACTTCCAGGGGACTGGGAGAGGACGAGGAGTGAGGGGAGGAATCCGTGGCGGCGCCAGCCAGAGCAGGGGCCGCGGTGGCATCACACCGAGGGGCCGAGTGGGCTTCTCCCAGCGAGGAGGCCCTGGAACAAGCAGAG GGAAGCGGGGCCGAGGGCGGTCCTGA